The following proteins come from a genomic window of Paenibacillus swuensis:
- a CDS encoding discoidin domain-containing protein: MKIKKALTIMLSTMMVLSLFAYVPTAVEAQGNEKDVTMADDFSGASVDPLKWATTGTPVYHAPDPATPTNQVLFFQGGPNAYTEISTAQTYKDFTLEFRARYETEWNSFPNQDGIHFPFASVDVGGAALELSHIWNQFMLTEAGGIGIPIRENEWHDYKLVKNGNQVQVYLDGVKKFDHRYASLPAQAIKFTAMHEYFWVDDVKITAHPEAYLYDTFYNGVQSSVWSGTAGWSVVSEPDGNKALYTDARGGTSAFLRTVTATYSDYVLRFKAKALRNGTQSGQWTAAARSSSDTQWYGLRSRAGTDLALGLQSGAAYTPTGTVSGFVPPDNTWTEYVIVASGGRYQLYAGGVKRLDVNNGGIVSGFAGIQVQNQQLWLDDVLIKPLYDPIFNYDFIRAGNNYELPDTKGLHLDVLNEDFMAHDYVVEYNVKNAGGTVIDIKTDSFTLQPGTSVVNRPLVVEVPNRGVYTLEAALKSDGRTVSTYTKTLTVFDTMEAPMAFYPSKFGWAISASQAPVAKFAGLPLSRVGELGTATKNGDGTWNFTELDNAYNTFKSNGLIMNNTFLNLNGSQNTLPSRRSYAEKLGATAGHLAGKKDVLYEIWNEPNHGAFWPDSPVKMTEVTSLFKAVYNSMKNADPKAAVVAPGYSGASVGDLTKQLESGLYDYMDVLSYHPYEYPNPPETIIEPRYKQMKELIDARGGWLEHFITEQGYTTSNTGNGISEEGQAKSLLRTELIGNSLDAMRGLIMYTLQDTGNNPNDVEHRFGAIRTDGTSKPSFVALGTMARKLVNTDFVGDLDASPSKFVHVYKKYDGSLVLVAWATSASSVTIPAGSGSVTVTDMYGNPATVNTSGGNLSLNLTDSPVYVTSANLSKSLLFSAAQQFRGEKAAFINGKLGEIANSTAKSALTAEFAGIDAAVSGILSSSNALTRSADVKTQLNNLYTFAGNVINRYVQGQLTAVQEHIITEGVYYYAHLLAKPLVAMQEASPPAASKTAAAAAISNAESAIAVKRGTKGQLTVPERVLARAVRYFDQGEASLGVKNAMADVFYLLAQKNAGLAQSMSAADPVFYRQTVLDVYPKLAEAGTGKTRTLTMTLSNGFDTAFNGTLKINYPAGWNQAPVTLAKSLAVGEEWETPMTLSVPETVAAGDYQVNVQALRGTEIIGTMDILVRVLEPIRIEMEPLTQPVDQTAAVQFKVTNSGIGAVQGTLDVQGPTGTQLTSSDKAFNLAQGASKSITFNYAHGGNIPFHEYVFHAEGKDSAGAALKVKDFKADFLLTGVTPVAPTIDGNLNDWTNAYPIHPAKYGSAEAAGAGDAEITMFTMADNAKQYFAVKVIDDVHYQTEIPSNMWANDSIQITVDGPNVKFPSYQEASTVEFGTALHNNGTKMATEWSGPNNGDISSLIQVQITRNEAQKTTVYEIAMPLNMLPGLQSTNGHSYGMNLCVNDHDAGVGGRDVVQFTSGICDSKNPSLYRTFKMVPITATAADTQPPSAPTGLQSPAKTAATVNLTWAASTDNVGVNGYDVYNGTVKVNSAPITGTSYQVTGLTANTSYTFTVKAVDAAGNVSASSPAVTVTTEAGAGEESGTLSRAGWTASSSHNSAAAAMTLDGNAATRWDTGTFQAPGISFTVDMKAMKRFDRIVLDAGESWFDYPRGYEIYVSADGTSWGTPVATGTGSTAVTTVNFPQQHARYVKVMQTGTVNDKYWAIHEFLVVNSRLNRTGWTVTASHNNSSSLNLLDGNLATRWDTNAFQVPGQHVIADMKSTQTFSRVVLDAAASLYDYPGGYEIYVSGDGITWGTPVASGSGGSAITNITFPQQTARYLKVVQTGTVNDKYWSIHELDVYQ; this comes from the coding sequence ATGAAAATTAAGAAAGCGCTTACGATCATGTTGTCGACAATGATGGTGCTTTCGCTGTTCGCGTATGTTCCAACAGCTGTGGAGGCTCAAGGAAATGAGAAGGATGTAACGATGGCGGATGACTTCTCAGGTGCAAGTGTTGATCCACTGAAATGGGCGACTACAGGGACACCCGTTTATCACGCCCCGGATCCTGCGACTCCGACGAATCAGGTGCTGTTCTTTCAAGGGGGGCCAAATGCTTACACGGAAATCTCAACGGCGCAGACGTACAAAGACTTTACATTGGAATTCCGCGCCAGATATGAAACGGAGTGGAACTCCTTCCCGAATCAGGACGGCATTCACTTTCCGTTCGCTTCTGTTGATGTCGGAGGTGCCGCACTGGAGCTATCCCATATCTGGAATCAGTTTATGCTCACGGAAGCGGGGGGCATCGGTATTCCCATTCGGGAGAATGAGTGGCATGATTACAAGCTCGTGAAGAACGGAAATCAGGTGCAAGTGTATTTGGACGGCGTAAAGAAATTTGATCACAGATATGCGAGTCTGCCCGCCCAAGCGATTAAATTCACAGCTATGCATGAATATTTCTGGGTGGACGATGTGAAGATTACCGCTCATCCGGAAGCATATCTCTACGACACGTTCTATAACGGTGTGCAGAGCAGTGTATGGTCAGGTACGGCCGGTTGGTCCGTCGTTAGCGAGCCTGACGGCAACAAAGCGCTGTACACGGATGCAAGAGGCGGGACCTCTGCTTTTCTTAGGACTGTGACTGCAACTTACAGTGATTACGTCCTGCGGTTTAAGGCTAAAGCATTGCGCAACGGTACGCAAAGCGGTCAATGGACCGCGGCCGCGCGAAGTTCCAGCGACACCCAGTGGTACGGTTTAAGGTCCAGGGCGGGTACGGATCTGGCATTGGGCTTACAATCGGGTGCCGCGTATACCCCAACCGGTACAGTCAGTGGCTTCGTACCCCCGGACAATACATGGACAGAATATGTCATTGTGGCATCCGGCGGAAGATATCAACTGTACGCGGGAGGGGTCAAGCGTCTGGATGTGAACAACGGCGGTATCGTCAGCGGTTTTGCCGGAATCCAAGTTCAGAATCAGCAGCTATGGCTGGATGATGTCCTGATTAAGCCTTTATACGATCCAATCTTCAACTATGATTTCATTCGGGCAGGCAACAATTATGAGCTGCCTGACACAAAGGGGTTACACCTGGATGTGTTGAACGAAGATTTCATGGCGCACGATTATGTGGTTGAATACAACGTCAAGAATGCCGGCGGCACAGTTATCGACATTAAAACGGACAGCTTCACCCTTCAACCGGGGACATCTGTGGTGAATCGTCCGCTCGTTGTGGAGGTACCGAATCGGGGCGTATACACCTTGGAAGCCGCGCTGAAATCAGACGGACGTACGGTGAGCACGTATACCAAGACGTTAACTGTTTTTGATACGATGGAGGCGCCGATGGCGTTCTATCCGTCCAAGTTCGGTTGGGCGATCTCCGCTTCGCAGGCTCCCGTTGCCAAATTCGCGGGGCTGCCTCTTTCCCGGGTGGGCGAGCTGGGCACCGCTACCAAGAACGGGGACGGCACGTGGAATTTCACCGAATTGGATAACGCCTACAATACGTTCAAGTCCAATGGCCTCATCATGAACAACACCTTCTTGAATCTGAACGGTTCACAGAATACCCTCCCTTCTAGAAGAAGTTACGCGGAGAAGCTGGGGGCCACGGCGGGACATCTGGCAGGTAAGAAAGATGTTCTGTACGAAATTTGGAATGAACCGAACCACGGCGCGTTCTGGCCGGACTCACCGGTGAAGATGACAGAGGTTACATCGTTGTTTAAAGCGGTATACAACAGCATGAAAAACGCCGATCCCAAGGCGGCCGTCGTTGCTCCGGGGTATTCCGGCGCTTCTGTCGGCGATCTGACGAAACAGCTGGAGAGCGGATTGTATGACTATATGGATGTATTGTCTTATCATCCTTATGAGTATCCGAATCCGCCGGAAACGATTATCGAGCCTCGTTATAAGCAAATGAAGGAGCTGATTGACGCGCGGGGAGGCTGGTTGGAGCATTTCATCACCGAGCAGGGATATACCACGTCCAACACCGGCAACGGCATCAGCGAGGAAGGGCAGGCGAAGAGTCTGCTGCGCACAGAACTGATCGGTAATTCGCTTGACGCCATGCGAGGGCTTATCATGTATACGCTGCAGGATACCGGCAACAATCCGAACGATGTGGAACACCGGTTCGGAGCCATCCGTACCGACGGCACATCCAAGCCTTCCTTTGTGGCGTTAGGGACGATGGCACGCAAGCTGGTCAACACCGACTTTGTGGGTGACCTGGATGCCAGCCCTTCGAAGTTTGTACATGTATACAAGAAGTATGACGGTTCCCTGGTTCTGGTCGCATGGGCAACTTCCGCTTCCAGTGTGACCATACCGGCTGGGTCAGGATCGGTCACAGTGACGGATATGTACGGAAACCCGGCAACGGTCAATACAAGCGGCGGCAACCTCAGTTTGAATCTGACGGACAGCCCGGTCTATGTGACTTCGGCGAACCTGTCCAAGTCGTTGTTGTTCTCGGCGGCTCAACAGTTCCGCGGGGAGAAGGCCGCTTTCATTAACGGCAAGTTGGGTGAGATTGCGAACAGCACAGCCAAATCAGCGCTGACAGCGGAATTCGCGGGCATAGACGCTGCTGTGTCCGGCATTCTGAGCTCATCCAACGCACTGACTCGATCTGCAGATGTAAAAACACAACTCAATAACCTTTATACGTTTGCGGGGAACGTTATTAATCGTTATGTCCAGGGACAGTTAACGGCGGTGCAAGAGCATATTATTACCGAAGGTGTCTACTACTACGCACACCTGCTTGCTAAACCGCTGGTCGCCATGCAGGAAGCATCGCCGCCGGCCGCCTCTAAGACAGCTGCGGCTGCAGCCATCAGCAACGCGGAAAGTGCAATCGCGGTGAAGCGCGGAACGAAAGGCCAATTGACCGTTCCGGAACGGGTGTTGGCGCGTGCCGTGCGCTACTTCGATCAAGGGGAAGCCAGCCTGGGCGTCAAGAACGCGATGGCCGACGTGTTTTATCTGCTCGCACAGAAGAATGCGGGTTTGGCGCAATCCATGAGCGCCGCGGATCCGGTCTTCTACCGGCAAACGGTGCTGGATGTGTACCCTAAGCTTGCGGAAGCGGGAACCGGAAAGACCCGTACGTTAACGATGACTCTAAGCAACGGGTTCGACACCGCGTTTAACGGAACCCTGAAGATCAATTACCCCGCCGGATGGAATCAAGCGCCGGTGACGTTGGCGAAGAGTCTGGCGGTCGGCGAGGAATGGGAAACGCCGATGACTCTCTCCGTACCGGAAACGGTGGCGGCGGGCGATTACCAGGTGAATGTTCAGGCGCTGCGAGGCACGGAAATAATTGGAACGATGGATATTCTCGTTCGGGTGCTGGAGCCGATTCGCATTGAGATGGAGCCGTTAACGCAGCCCGTGGACCAGACGGCAGCCGTACAGTTCAAGGTGACCAACTCCGGCATTGGAGCTGTTCAAGGTACACTGGACGTGCAAGGTCCGACGGGAACGCAATTAACTTCCTCCGACAAGGCATTCAATCTGGCGCAAGGCGCTTCCAAGTCGATTACGTTCAATTACGCACACGGAGGGAATATTCCTTTCCATGAGTATGTGTTCCATGCGGAGGGCAAGGATTCGGCCGGAGCCGCGCTGAAGGTGAAGGATTTCAAGGCAGACTTCCTTCTCACCGGCGTTACGCCTGTTGCCCCGACCATTGACGGGAACCTGAACGATTGGACGAACGCATACCCGATTCATCCCGCGAAGTACGGTTCCGCCGAGGCGGCAGGGGCGGGTGATGCGGAGATTACGATGTTCACCATGGCGGACAACGCAAAGCAATATTTCGCCGTGAAAGTAATCGACGATGTTCATTATCAGACTGAAATTCCGTCGAATATGTGGGCCAACGACTCCATTCAGATTACGGTGGACGGTCCGAATGTGAAGTTCCCATCTTATCAGGAAGCATCCACGGTGGAATTCGGCACGGCGCTTCATAACAACGGTACGAAGATGGCGACGGAGTGGTCCGGTCCCAACAACGGAGATATTTCGTCACTTATTCAGGTGCAGATTACGAGGAATGAAGCGCAGAAAACCACCGTATATGAAATTGCGATGCCGCTGAACATGCTTCCGGGATTGCAGTCTACAAACGGACATTCCTACGGAATGAACTTGTGTGTGAATGATCACGATGCGGGCGTTGGCGGCAGAGATGTTGTGCAGTTTACTTCGGGCATCTGCGACAGCAAGAACCCGTCGCTTTATCGGACGTTTAAGATGGTGCCGATTACGGCAACCGCTGCAGATACACAACCGCCGAGTGCGCCGACAGGGCTGCAATCTCCGGCGAAGACGGCGGCTACGGTGAATTTAACATGGGCTGCTTCGACGGATAATGTAGGAGTGAATGGATACGATGTGTACAATGGCACTGTCAAAGTAAACAGTGCACCGATCACGGGAACAAGTTATCAGGTGACAGGCTTAACGGCAAACACATCTTATACGTTCACGGTCAAAGCGGTTGATGCCGCCGGTAATGTTTCTGCATCAAGTCCGGCCGTAACCGTGACAACAGAGGCCGGGGCAGGGGAAGAAAGCGGTACGTTAAGCCGTGCTGGATGGACCGCCTCGTCCTCCCATAACAGCGCCGCGGCAGCGATGACACTTGACGGCAACGCGGCCACCCGGTGGGATACGGGCACGTTTCAAGCACCAGGCATATCCTTTACGGTGGACATGAAGGCCATGAAACGATTCGACCGAATCGTATTGGATGCAGGTGAGAGCTGGTTTGATTATCCTCGCGGCTATGAGATTTATGTTTCCGCCGACGGAACGAGCTGGGGGACTCCCGTGGCGACGGGCACAGGTTCTACTGCCGTCACCACCGTTAACTTTCCGCAACAGCATGCGCGTTATGTGAAAGTGATGCAGACGGGCACGGTCAACGACAAATATTGGGCTATCCATGAATTCCTTGTCGTGAACAGCCGGTTAAATCGCACAGGATGGACCGTTACCGCTTCCCATAACAACTCGTCGTCCCTCAACTTGCTGGACGGTAACCTCGCTACAAGATGGGATACGAACGCATTCCAGGTTCCGGGACAACATGTAATCGCAGACATGAAATCTACTCAGACGTTCAGCCGAGTGGTGCTGGATGCCGCAGCAAGCCTATATGACTATCCGGGTGGCTACGAAATCTATGTATCCGGCGACGGAATAACCTGGGGAACGCCGGTAGCCAGCGGATCCGGTGGTTCGGCAATCACCAACATTACGTTCCCGCAACAGACGGCAAGATATCTGAAAGTCGTACAGACAGGTACCGTAAACGATAAGTATTGGTCAATTCATGAACTTGATGTATATCAATAG
- a CDS encoding response regulator has translation MYSLLVVDDAVYAVDGIADSIAWEELQISRILKAYDAFEAMSILESEAIDLLICDIEMPEKSGLELLEWMTGNKMETETIILTGHAHFQYARQVIQLGGHSYLLKPPDYDELKGIAGAALEKLRKKRESKFHGEAYGKYAGLWENQLPLLVERLWQDILSERVLFDESRMNDTFAQYGLPVSYSDPIVLVLLSLEQWRGELTSRDEQIMEFAVRNAASEVILNGLQGAVMQDGNGDNYALIYPRSETSPEALEQLISTQCRTFIDSCYELFGCQLSCYISSPVTVRGLSGAAKRLLQQERNHVNSNREVYSLSHEVPRTGNTHMEPVYSDWEMLFERGRAEELGEAVDRFFAEMGREVVHVDVLEAVYHGVLRMIYNVMHKKNMMIRRVYDAEELLEISSATRSLQALRQWVKGSVSKGITGLKEQSKPSLEVIEKAKRYMMDHLSEDFTREDVANHVYLNAAYLSRLFKREEQISLSEYIIGQRLNWAKRLLETTEMKVGHVAETVGYSHIPHFTSLFKKQIGVSPQQYRKEVKST, from the coding sequence ATGTATTCCTTATTGGTGGTGGACGATGCGGTGTATGCCGTTGACGGAATCGCGGACAGTATCGCTTGGGAAGAGCTGCAGATCAGCCGGATTCTCAAAGCTTACGATGCCTTCGAGGCGATGAGTATATTGGAATCCGAAGCCATCGATCTTCTGATCTGCGATATTGAGATGCCGGAGAAATCAGGGTTGGAGCTTCTGGAGTGGATGACGGGCAACAAGATGGAAACAGAAACGATTATTCTCACGGGTCATGCCCACTTTCAATATGCGCGGCAAGTCATTCAGCTCGGCGGGCATAGTTACTTGCTGAAGCCGCCGGACTACGATGAGTTGAAGGGCATTGCGGGCGCGGCGCTGGAGAAACTGCGGAAAAAGCGGGAGTCGAAATTCCATGGGGAGGCCTATGGCAAATATGCGGGACTGTGGGAGAACCAGCTGCCTCTTCTGGTCGAGCGTTTATGGCAGGATATCCTTTCGGAGCGGGTGCTGTTTGATGAAAGCCGAATGAACGATACGTTCGCTCAATACGGGTTGCCGGTTTCCTATAGTGACCCGATAGTTCTTGTGCTGCTCAGCCTCGAACAATGGCGCGGGGAGCTCACTTCCAGGGATGAACAGATTATGGAGTTCGCTGTAAGGAATGCGGCATCCGAAGTTATTCTGAACGGGCTGCAAGGGGCGGTCATGCAGGACGGGAACGGGGATAATTATGCGTTAATCTATCCGCGTTCTGAGACCTCGCCGGAAGCGTTGGAACAACTGATTTCCACACAGTGCCGTACCTTCATCGACTCCTGTTATGAGCTGTTCGGTTGTCAACTCTCATGCTATATCAGCTCTCCCGTTACGGTTCGCGGTTTATCCGGCGCGGCCAAACGATTGCTCCAACAGGAGCGTAATCATGTTAACTCCAATCGGGAAGTGTATTCCCTTTCCCATGAAGTTCCCAGAACAGGAAACACACATATGGAACCTGTTTATTCGGATTGGGAGATGTTATTTGAACGGGGGAGAGCGGAAGAGTTAGGTGAAGCTGTGGACCGTTTTTTTGCTGAGATGGGCAGAGAGGTGGTTCATGTTGACGTGTTGGAAGCAGTGTATCACGGTGTTTTAAGAATGATTTATAACGTTATGCACAAGAAGAACATGATGATTAGGCGTGTGTATGATGCGGAAGAGCTGCTGGAAATCTCCTCGGCCACTCGATCATTACAGGCGCTTCGCCAGTGGGTGAAGGGTTCCGTAAGCAAGGGGATTACGGGTCTGAAAGAACAGAGTAAGCCGTCTTTGGAAGTGATCGAGAAGGCCAAACGGTACATGATGGATCATCTCAGTGAAGATTTCACACGGGAGGATGTGGCGAACCATGTGTATCTCAACGCCGCGTATCTATCCAGGTTGTTTAAGAGAGAAGAGCAAATCTCCCTATCTGAATATATTATCGGGCAAAGGCTGAATTGGGCCAAGCGTCTGTTAGAGACGACGGAGATGAAGGTGGGGCATGTGGCGGAGACGGTTGGCTACTCCCATATTCCTCATTTCACGAGTTTGTTCAAAAAGCAGATCGGCGTTTCGCCGCAACAATACCGCAAAGAAGTGAAATCTACTTAA
- a CDS encoding carbohydrate ABC transporter permease, whose product MQLQTVRTYKVNELSKPSMIAVHCLFILLSAAFILPVFLLIAISLTDEAAVYEHGYQFWPSLFSFDAYSFLFEDPTMVLTAYGVTSLVTLLGTLGTVILVTMYAYPLSKRDLPFRKAFTWFILFTFLFSGGLVPFYLVYTQLLHVKDTIWALILPLMSSPFWIIVARTYFKDNIPEEIVESARIDGAGEMRIFVQIVLPLSLPMLSTIALFTSFTYWNDWFNSLLFVETNKELYSLQFVMQRAIRELEFIKSQLGGLNLGTQVYANVPSETVRMAMVIVAMGPLMLAYPFFQKYFIKGLTVGAVKG is encoded by the coding sequence ATGCAGCTTCAAACGGTCCGAACCTATAAGGTCAACGAGCTTTCCAAACCGTCCATGATCGCGGTGCACTGCCTGTTTATCCTGTTGTCCGCGGCATTTATACTGCCGGTGTTTCTGTTAATCGCCATTTCCCTTACGGACGAAGCAGCGGTATACGAACATGGATACCAATTCTGGCCCAGCCTATTCTCCTTCGACGCTTACAGCTTCCTGTTCGAAGATCCGACGATGGTGCTCACCGCCTATGGCGTGACATCCTTGGTGACCCTGCTCGGGACACTGGGGACGGTGATTCTTGTTACGATGTACGCCTATCCTTTGTCCAAAAGAGATCTGCCGTTCCGCAAAGCCTTCACCTGGTTTATCTTGTTTACCTTTCTGTTCAGCGGCGGGCTGGTTCCGTTCTACCTGGTGTACACGCAGTTGCTTCATGTGAAAGATACCATCTGGGCGCTTATTCTGCCTTTGATGTCGTCCCCTTTCTGGATAATCGTGGCAAGAACATACTTCAAGGACAATATCCCCGAAGAGATTGTGGAATCTGCCCGCATCGACGGGGCGGGGGAGATGCGCATATTTGTCCAGATTGTGTTGCCGCTGTCCTTACCGATGCTATCCACCATTGCCTTATTTACCAGCTTTACGTATTGGAATGACTGGTTTAACTCCCTCTTGTTTGTGGAGACGAACAAGGAGCTTTACTCCCTGCAATTTGTCATGCAAAGAGCGATTCGGGAGCTTGAGTTTATAAAGAGTCAATTGGGAGGACTCAATCTCGGAACCCAGGTCTACGCGAATGTGCCGAGCGAAACCGTGCGTATGGCGATGGTGATCGTTGCGATGGGTCCTCTCATGCTGGCGTATCCGTTCTTTCAGAAGTATTTTATCAAAGGACTTACCGTAGGCGCGGTGAAAGGCTAA
- a CDS encoding ABC transporter substrate-binding protein: protein MNKTRTISLVMLSCLLVVMMVLSACNNNANNKVNEAKPATEEKTEPVVTPTPEPEPEPELAPVKLRLFHPTGKDTDPDRKLVQDEINKYLQDKGLNAELEMNGINWSQWFDKAPLILQSGEQADLMFTGSWLNYFNFAKNGAFLPLDELLEQHGQGIKESLDPRFLQAAAVNGKVYAVPTNKEIAGNGAVFFKKELADKLGIDIAAVKTGEDLDKVLETVKTKEPGVTPLFHTDNSYIGAFVLKNHPNYHAEYESISGAPNFNGISPFRYETKTGKVVYTPELPYEIERYKLLNSWFKKGYINRDAATTKAQSTDLIKAGKAWTRFGSAKPDSEKEAESGDGIPYYKIVLDPPMVTTETATGSMFAIPKKTVDAERAMMVLNLLHTDPKLVNLIVYGIEGKHYEKVSEGVIKPANGKKTFSENGYFPENNWMIGNQQLNYLSEVESANKWEMYADYNKNAGQAQLLGFLFNADSLKNEISALTNASQEFKILGSGAVDPDVVLPKMKKKMMDNGLEKVQAELQKQIDEWKASK from the coding sequence GTGAATAAAACAAGAACAATTTCCCTTGTCATGCTTTCCTGCCTGCTTGTTGTGATGATGGTGCTGAGCGCTTGCAACAACAACGCCAACAATAAGGTGAATGAAGCTAAGCCGGCAACGGAAGAGAAGACAGAACCGGTCGTTACACCGACACCTGAGCCCGAACCTGAACCGGAGTTAGCGCCGGTAAAGCTGCGCTTGTTCCATCCGACGGGGAAAGACACGGACCCGGACCGAAAATTGGTGCAGGATGAGATCAACAAGTATCTGCAGGATAAAGGCTTGAACGCGGAACTGGAAATGAACGGAATCAACTGGAGCCAGTGGTTTGATAAAGCGCCGCTGATTCTGCAATCCGGCGAACAGGCGGACCTGATGTTTACGGGCAGCTGGCTGAACTACTTCAACTTTGCGAAGAACGGCGCTTTCCTGCCTCTGGATGAACTGTTGGAGCAGCACGGCCAGGGCATTAAAGAATCGCTGGATCCCCGCTTCCTGCAAGCGGCAGCTGTGAACGGCAAAGTTTACGCCGTACCGACGAATAAGGAAATCGCGGGGAATGGAGCTGTATTTTTCAAGAAAGAATTGGCCGATAAGCTGGGTATTGACATCGCCGCAGTGAAAACGGGTGAAGATCTGGACAAAGTGCTTGAAACGGTGAAAACGAAAGAACCGGGTGTTACCCCGTTGTTCCACACCGACAATTCGTATATAGGGGCATTTGTACTGAAGAACCATCCTAATTATCATGCAGAGTATGAGTCCATTTCAGGAGCGCCTAACTTTAACGGAATATCGCCTTTCCGCTATGAGACAAAGACCGGCAAAGTGGTCTATACCCCGGAACTGCCATACGAAATCGAACGATACAAGTTACTGAACAGCTGGTTCAAGAAAGGATATATTAATCGAGACGCGGCAACGACAAAGGCTCAGTCTACCGACTTGATTAAAGCCGGCAAAGCGTGGACCCGGTTCGGTTCCGCCAAACCAGACTCGGAGAAAGAGGCAGAGTCGGGGGACGGCATTCCTTATTACAAAATAGTGCTGGACCCGCCGATGGTCACAACGGAGACGGCTACCGGTTCCATGTTCGCGATTCCCAAGAAGACCGTGGACGCCGAACGCGCCATGATGGTGCTGAACTTGCTGCATACGGATCCGAAGCTCGTTAACTTGATTGTTTACGGCATTGAAGGTAAACATTATGAAAAAGTTTCAGAAGGGGTCATTAAACCGGCCAATGGCAAAAAGACGTTCAGCGAAAACGGATACTTCCCGGAGAATAACTGGATGATCGGGAATCAGCAACTGAATTACTTGTCCGAGGTCGAATCCGCGAATAAGTGGGAAATGTATGCTGATTATAACAAGAACGCGGGGCAAGCGCAGCTGCTGGGATTTCTGTTCAATGCGGATTCATTGAAGAATGAAATTTCGGCGCTGACGAACGCGTCGCAAGAGTTCAAGATTCTGGGCAGCGGTGCGGTGGATCCGGATGTTGTACTTCCGAAGATGAAGAAGAAGATGATGGATAACGGGCTGGAGAAAGTACAAGCGGAGCTGCAGAAGCAGATTGATGAGTGGAAGGCGAGTAAATAA
- a CDS encoding ABC transporter permease, whose product MLDEGHSTAAHRQKANLALRPSPAAAKVSTRGWFRFKRYRMLMLMMVPTIVIFIINAYLPMFGLAIAFKQINYSDGIWGSPWVGFSNFEFLFSGSDAWLITRNTVLYNLVFIVSGLLFAVTIAVLMNEIRQKWFSTVYQTIFIMPNFMSMVILAYIVYAFLSPTYGYLNDWFVNMGWTVPNFYGETKWWPYILPLANLWKGLGMSTVVYLAAIAGISEEYYEAAVIDGASKWQQIRHITLPLLAPTMIVLTVLAVGNIFRSDFGLFYQVPMNSSILYPVTDTIDTYVYRSLIQLNDLGMSSAATFYQSAVGLLMVIITNGIIRKVNKDHALF is encoded by the coding sequence GTGTTAGATGAAGGGCATTCAACCGCCGCGCATCGACAAAAAGCGAACCTGGCCCTGAGACCTTCTCCCGCCGCCGCCAAAGTCAGTACAAGGGGATGGTTCAGGTTCAAGCGCTACCGGATGTTGATGCTTATGATGGTGCCGACCATTGTGATTTTCATCATAAACGCTTACTTGCCGATGTTCGGATTGGCCATTGCGTTTAAACAAATCAATTATAGCGACGGTATTTGGGGTAGCCCTTGGGTTGGATTCAGTAATTTCGAGTTTCTGTTCAGCGGATCCGATGCGTGGCTGATCACTCGCAACACCGTCCTGTATAATCTTGTCTTTATTGTATCAGGTCTGCTCTTTGCGGTGACGATCGCCGTCCTCATGAACGAGATTCGGCAGAAGTGGTTCTCTACCGTATATCAAACGATTTTTATCATGCCGAACTTTATGTCCATGGTTATTCTCGCTTATATCGTCTATGCCTTCCTCAGTCCCACTTACGGTTATCTGAATGACTGGTTTGTGAACATGGGGTGGACCGTGCCAAACTTCTATGGAGAAACCAAGTGGTGGCCTTATATTCTTCCCTTAGCCAACCTATGGAAAGGACTGGGTATGAGCACGGTCGTTTACCTCGCGGCCATCGCCGGCATCTCGGAAGAATATTACGAAGCCGCGGTTATCGACGGCGCGAGTAAATGGCAGCAAATCAGACACATCACACTCCCCTTGTTAGCTCCGACCATGATTGTGTTGACGGTGCTGGCCGTAGGGAACATCTTCCGATCCGATTTCGGACTGTTCTATCAAGTGCCTATGAATTCATCCATTCTTTATCCGGTTACCGATACGATTGACACTTACGTGTACCGCTCGCTTATTCAGCTTAATGATCTAGGGATGTCTTCGGCCGCAACATTCTATCAATCCGCTGTCGGTCTCCTGATGGTCATCATTACAAACGGAATTATACGCAAGGTGAACAAAGATCATGCCTTGTTCTAA